The Struthio camelus isolate bStrCam1 chromosome 24, bStrCam1.hap1, whole genome shotgun sequence genome includes a window with the following:
- the MICAL1 gene encoding F-actin-monooxygenase MICAL1 isoform X1, which produces MNAPDGEPGNPAHVLFERFVRASQCREALGVFQELRQCLELQGTGLPLYRGLRASLNSWSAKALWSKLDKKASHKDYEQGTACARTKCLVVGAGPCGLRTAIELALLGARVVLVEKRDSFSRNNVLHLWPFTIHDLRALGAKKFYGRFCTGMLDHISIRQLQLILLKVALLLGVEVHVNVQFKGVLPPADKAGGREGGWRAVLQPSSSPLSHYAFDVLISAGGGKFVPEGFKRKETRGKLAIGITTNFVNRHSRAEVEVAEISGVARIYNQKFFQNLYNKTGIDLENIVYYKDDTHYFVMTAKKQSLLKMGVILQDKPDTESLLAADNVNREALLSYAKEAANFSTNYCLPKLEFALNHRGLPDVDVFDFTCMTRSENAALVREHDGARLLLGLVGDCLVEPFWPLGTGVARGFLAAFDAAWMVRRWAAGTPPLEVLAERESIYQHLSQTSPDNTNKNVSQYSIDPTTRYPNINLQAIKPSQVQDLYLVGMVEVDHKGKSDNRLSTVAGDTYEELLSWCRASTAGYRGVEVADFTRSWSSGRALCALVHRFRPDLVDLDSIDQLDPLRRHQAMLDTAEQELGIQPVLSSAEMASMSEPSRLGLITYLSQFYEAFKPPPGSEDVAKKPLSTHSTKGAILFLSKLQKSRSLTLKRAQDSAQKDAEPKRSRREAEPDPGPDGDVWDGGHKQPATAAADPGQPSAARGESSDACYFCGRRVYIVERVSAEGRFFHRGCFQCRQCGATLRLGDYAFDEEDGHFYCSLHYPNPPGMELPPDELPVLPDGDIATSNPPPDTGSPCAAPEEAAPAQPGLPSTPVPPPAALRESPPAQPGGAEDAAGPEEQDAPAWPDPGLGAEEAKEEQGPGAEPRGAAEEDEESGGRRKIILTPLEKLKLSTLSLTVDAEPEPPPKPARLRLGAAHVALRALQPGQGGWEEEEEEMAEEEASEESDSEEEEEEGLDLGTMAESCLILEEPEKYPTWKRTLDRQAREAQMKRFCKAQAIQRRLEEIEVTFQELEKQGIKLEKFLREEAGTPADLKTQWMNQLLYLVQKKNSLVSEESDLMIAVQELKLQEQQCQLDQRLRQYMNKEEALKTPEERAAEREILAQLLEVVNKRNALIHVQEEKRLSELQA; this is translated from the exons ATGAACGCGCCGGACGGTGAGCCGGGCAACCCGGCCCACGTCCTCTTCGAGAGGTTCGTGCGGGCCAGCCAGTGCCGGGAGGCGCTGGGCGTTTTTCAGGAGCTGCGGCAGTGCCTGGAGCTGCAGGGCACCGGGCTGCCCCTCTACCGTGGCCTCAGGGCTTCCCTCAACTCCTGGAGCGCCAAGGCACTGTGGAGCAAGCTGGATAAGAAAGCCAGCCACAAGGACTACGAGCAGGGCACGGCCTGCGCCCGCACCAAG TGCCTGGTGGTGGGGGCTGGCCCCTGCGGGCTGCGCACGGCCATCGAGCTGGCCCTGCTGGGCGCCCGCGTGGTGCTGGTGGAGAAGAGGGACTCCTTCTCCCGCAACAACGTCCTGCATCTCTGGCCCTTCACCATCCACGACCTGCGGGCGCTGGGCGCCAAGAAGTTTTACGGACGCTTCTGCACTGGCATGCTGGACCACATCA GTATCCGGCAGCTCCAGCTGATCCTGCTGAAGGTGGCTCTGCTCCTGGGGGTGGAGGTTCATGTCAATGTGCAGTTTAAGGGTGTCCTGCCTCCCGCGGACAAGGCAGGCGGACGGG AGGGCGGCTGGCGGGCCGtgctgcagcccagctcctcGCCCCTGAGCCACTACGCCTTCGACGTCCTCATCTCGGCCGGAGGCGGCAAATTCGTCCCCGAAG gATTCAAGCGCAAGGAGACCCGCGGCAAGCTGGCCATCGGCATCACCACCAACTTCGTCAACCGGCACAGCCGGGCCGAGGTGGAGGTGGCCGAGATCAGCGGCGTGGCCCGAATCTACAACCAGAAGTTCTTCCAAAACCTCTACAACAAGACGG GTATCGACTTGGAAAACATCGTCTACTACAAGGACGACACTCACTACTTCGTCATGACGGCCAAGAAGCAGAGCCTGCTCAAGATGGGCGTCATCCTCCAG gacaagccggaCACGGAGAGCCTGCTGGCCGCGGACAACGTCAATCGGGAAGCCCTCCTCAGCTACGCCAAAGAAGCGGCCAACTTCTCCACCAACTACTGCCTGCCCAAGCTGGAGTTTGCCCTCAACCACCGGGGCCTGCCGGACGTCGACGTGTTCGACTTCACCTGCATGACCCGCTCGGAGAACGCGGCCCTGGTGCGGGAGCACGACGGCGCCCGCCTGCTCCTCGGCCTGGTGGGCGACTGCTTGGTGGAG CCCTTCTGGCCACTCGGCACTGGCGTGGCCAGGGGCTTCCTCGCCGCCTTCGACGCGGCGTGGATGGTCAGGCGCtgggcggccgggacccccccgctggaggtgctggctgaGAG GGAGAGCATCTACCAACACCTCTCGCAAACCTCCCCGGACAACACCAACAAGAACGTGAGCCAGTACAGCATCGACCCCACCACCCGCTACCCCAACATCAACCTGCAGGCCATCAAACCCAGCCAG GTCCAGGACCTCTACCTGGTGGGCATGGTGGAGGTGGACCACAAGGGGAAGAGCGACAACCGGCTCAGCACGG TGGCTGGAGACACCtacgaggagctgctgagctggtGCCGGGCCAGCACGGCCGGCTACCGCGGCGTGGAGGTGGCCGACTTCACGCGGTCCTGGAGCAGCGGCCGAGCCCTCTGCGCCCTCGTCCACCGCTTCCGGCCCGACCTCGT GGATCTTGACTCCATCGACCAGCTGGACCCCCTCCGGAGGCACCAGGCCATGCTGGACACGgcggagcaggagctgggcatcCAGCCGGTGCTCTCCAGCGCCGAAATGGCCTCCATGTCGGAGCCCAGCCGCCTGGGGCTCATCACCTACCTCAGCCAGTTTTACGAAGCTTTCAAGCCTCCTCCAG GGTCGGAGGATGTGGCCAAGAAGCCGCTGTCGACCCACAGCACCAAGGGCGCCATCCTcttcctcagcaagctgcagaagaGCCGGAGCCTGACGCTGAAGCGCGCCCAG GACAGCGCCCAGAAGGATGCTGAGCCCAAGAGGAGCCGCAGGGAAGCAGAG CCGGACCCGGGGCCGGACGGAGACGTTTGGGACGGCGGCCACAAACAGCCTGCGACCGCCGCGGCGGACCCCGGCCAG CCCTCGGCGGCGCGCGGCGAGAGCAGCGACGCCTGCTACTTCTGCGGCCGCCGGGTTTACATCGTGGAGCGGGTCAGCGCCGAGGGCCGCTTCTTCCACCGCGGCTGCTTCCAGTGCCGCCAGTGCGGGGCCACCCTGCGCCTGGGCGACTACGCCTTCGACGAGGAGGACG GTCATTTCTACTGCTCCCTTCACTACCCCAATCCCCCTGGCATGGAGCTGCCCCCGGACGAGCTGCCAGTGCTGCCCGATGGG GACATCGCCACCAGCAACCCTCCCCCGGACACGGGGAGCCCGTGTGCAGCCCCCGAGGAGGCAGCACCCGCTCAGCCAGGGCTCCCCAGCACCCCGGTGCCGccgccagcagccctgcgggagTCGCCGCCGGCACAGCCCGGCGGAGCAGaggatgctgcaggccccgaggaGCAGGATGCGCCGGCGTGGCCGGacccggggctgggggccgaggAAGCGAAGgaggagcagggccctggagcaGAGCCCcgtggggcggccgaggaggacgaggagagcGGGGGCAGGAGGAAGATCATCCTGACGCCCCTGGAGAAGCTCAAGCTGTCCACGCTGAGCCTGACGGTGGATGCGGAGCCAGAGCCACCGCCAAAGCCGGCCAGGCTGAGGCTCGGAGCCGCGCACGTGGCCCTCCGTGCCCTGCAGCCAGGACAAGgtggctgggaggaggaggaggaggaaatggccGAGGAGGAAG CTTCAGAGGAGAGTGacagcgaggaagaggaggaggaaggcctgGACCTTGGCACTATGGCGGAGTCT TGCCTGATCCTGGAGGAACCGGAGAAATACCCGACCTGGAAGCGAACGTTGGACCGCCAGGCCAGGGAGGCCCAGATGAAGCGGTTCTGCAAGGCGCAG GCCATCCAGCGGCGGCTGGAGGAGATCGAAGTGACCTTCCAGGAGCTGGAGAAGCAGGGCATAAAGCTGGAGAAGTTCCTGCGGGAGGAAGCGG gcACCCCGGCCGACCTGAAGACGCAGTGGATGAACCAGCTGCTCTACCTGGTGCAGAAGAAGAACAGCCTGGTGTCCGAGGAGTCGGACCTCATGATCGC GGTGCAGGAGCtgaagctgcaggagcagcaatgccagctggACCAGCGGCTGCGGCAGTACATGAACAAGGAGG AAGCCCTGAAGACGCCCGAGGAGCGGGCGGCCGAGCGGGAGATCCTGgcgcagctgctggaggtggtgAACAAGCGCAACGCCCTCATCCACGTCCAGGAGGAGAAGCGGCTCAGCGAGCTGCAGGCCTGA
- the MICAL1 gene encoding F-actin-monooxygenase MICAL1 isoform X2: MNAPDGEPGNPAHVLFERFVRASQCREALGVFQELRQCLELQGTGLPLYRGLRASLNSWSAKALWSKLDKKASHKDYEQGTACARTKCLVVGAGPCGLRTAIELALLGARVVLVEKRDSFSRNNVLHLWPFTIHDLRALGAKKFYGRFCTGMLDHISIRQLQLILLKVALLLGVEVHVNVQFKGVLPPADKAGGREGGWRAVLQPSSSPLSHYAFDVLISAGGGKFVPEGFKRKETRGKLAIGITTNFVNRHSRAEVEVAEISGVARIYNQKFFQNLYNKTGIDLENIVYYKDDTHYFVMTAKKQSLLKMGVILQDKPDTESLLAADNVNREALLSYAKEAANFSTNYCLPKLEFALNHRGLPDVDVFDFTCMTRSENAALVREHDGARLLLGLVGDCLVEETCSLRQSGRERMAWEGTVTGLRPALSPVPRESIYQHLSQTSPDNTNKNVSQYSIDPTTRYPNINLQAIKPSQVQDLYLVGMVEVDHKGKSDNRLSTVAGDTYEELLSWCRASTAGYRGVEVADFTRSWSSGRALCALVHRFRPDLVDLDSIDQLDPLRRHQAMLDTAEQELGIQPVLSSAEMASMSEPSRLGLITYLSQFYEAFKPPPGSEDVAKKPLSTHSTKGAILFLSKLQKSRSLTLKRAQDSAQKDAEPKRSRREAEPDPGPDGDVWDGGHKQPATAAADPGQPSAARGESSDACYFCGRRVYIVERVSAEGRFFHRGCFQCRQCGATLRLGDYAFDEEDGHFYCSLHYPNPPGMELPPDELPVLPDGDIATSNPPPDTGSPCAAPEEAAPAQPGLPSTPVPPPAALRESPPAQPGGAEDAAGPEEQDAPAWPDPGLGAEEAKEEQGPGAEPRGAAEEDEESGGRRKIILTPLEKLKLSTLSLTVDAEPEPPPKPARLRLGAAHVALRALQPGQGGWEEEEEEMAEEEASEESDSEEEEEEGLDLGTMAESCLILEEPEKYPTWKRTLDRQAREAQMKRFCKAQAIQRRLEEIEVTFQELEKQGIKLEKFLREEAGTPADLKTQWMNQLLYLVQKKNSLVSEESDLMIAVQELKLQEQQCQLDQRLRQYMNKEEALKTPEERAAEREILAQLLEVVNKRNALIHVQEEKRLSELQA; the protein is encoded by the exons ATGAACGCGCCGGACGGTGAGCCGGGCAACCCGGCCCACGTCCTCTTCGAGAGGTTCGTGCGGGCCAGCCAGTGCCGGGAGGCGCTGGGCGTTTTTCAGGAGCTGCGGCAGTGCCTGGAGCTGCAGGGCACCGGGCTGCCCCTCTACCGTGGCCTCAGGGCTTCCCTCAACTCCTGGAGCGCCAAGGCACTGTGGAGCAAGCTGGATAAGAAAGCCAGCCACAAGGACTACGAGCAGGGCACGGCCTGCGCCCGCACCAAG TGCCTGGTGGTGGGGGCTGGCCCCTGCGGGCTGCGCACGGCCATCGAGCTGGCCCTGCTGGGCGCCCGCGTGGTGCTGGTGGAGAAGAGGGACTCCTTCTCCCGCAACAACGTCCTGCATCTCTGGCCCTTCACCATCCACGACCTGCGGGCGCTGGGCGCCAAGAAGTTTTACGGACGCTTCTGCACTGGCATGCTGGACCACATCA GTATCCGGCAGCTCCAGCTGATCCTGCTGAAGGTGGCTCTGCTCCTGGGGGTGGAGGTTCATGTCAATGTGCAGTTTAAGGGTGTCCTGCCTCCCGCGGACAAGGCAGGCGGACGGG AGGGCGGCTGGCGGGCCGtgctgcagcccagctcctcGCCCCTGAGCCACTACGCCTTCGACGTCCTCATCTCGGCCGGAGGCGGCAAATTCGTCCCCGAAG gATTCAAGCGCAAGGAGACCCGCGGCAAGCTGGCCATCGGCATCACCACCAACTTCGTCAACCGGCACAGCCGGGCCGAGGTGGAGGTGGCCGAGATCAGCGGCGTGGCCCGAATCTACAACCAGAAGTTCTTCCAAAACCTCTACAACAAGACGG GTATCGACTTGGAAAACATCGTCTACTACAAGGACGACACTCACTACTTCGTCATGACGGCCAAGAAGCAGAGCCTGCTCAAGATGGGCGTCATCCTCCAG gacaagccggaCACGGAGAGCCTGCTGGCCGCGGACAACGTCAATCGGGAAGCCCTCCTCAGCTACGCCAAAGAAGCGGCCAACTTCTCCACCAACTACTGCCTGCCCAAGCTGGAGTTTGCCCTCAACCACCGGGGCCTGCCGGACGTCGACGTGTTCGACTTCACCTGCATGACCCGCTCGGAGAACGCGGCCCTGGTGCGGGAGCACGACGGCGCCCGCCTGCTCCTCGGCCTGGTGGGCGACTGCTTGGTGGAG GAGACCTGCAGCCTTCGCCAGTCCGGGAGGGAGAGGATGGCCTGGGAGGGCACCGTCACCGGGCTGAGGCCAGCTTTGTCCCCCGTGCCCAGGGAGAGCATCTACCAACACCTCTCGCAAACCTCCCCGGACAACACCAACAAGAACGTGAGCCAGTACAGCATCGACCCCACCACCCGCTACCCCAACATCAACCTGCAGGCCATCAAACCCAGCCAG GTCCAGGACCTCTACCTGGTGGGCATGGTGGAGGTGGACCACAAGGGGAAGAGCGACAACCGGCTCAGCACGG TGGCTGGAGACACCtacgaggagctgctgagctggtGCCGGGCCAGCACGGCCGGCTACCGCGGCGTGGAGGTGGCCGACTTCACGCGGTCCTGGAGCAGCGGCCGAGCCCTCTGCGCCCTCGTCCACCGCTTCCGGCCCGACCTCGT GGATCTTGACTCCATCGACCAGCTGGACCCCCTCCGGAGGCACCAGGCCATGCTGGACACGgcggagcaggagctgggcatcCAGCCGGTGCTCTCCAGCGCCGAAATGGCCTCCATGTCGGAGCCCAGCCGCCTGGGGCTCATCACCTACCTCAGCCAGTTTTACGAAGCTTTCAAGCCTCCTCCAG GGTCGGAGGATGTGGCCAAGAAGCCGCTGTCGACCCACAGCACCAAGGGCGCCATCCTcttcctcagcaagctgcagaagaGCCGGAGCCTGACGCTGAAGCGCGCCCAG GACAGCGCCCAGAAGGATGCTGAGCCCAAGAGGAGCCGCAGGGAAGCAGAG CCGGACCCGGGGCCGGACGGAGACGTTTGGGACGGCGGCCACAAACAGCCTGCGACCGCCGCGGCGGACCCCGGCCAG CCCTCGGCGGCGCGCGGCGAGAGCAGCGACGCCTGCTACTTCTGCGGCCGCCGGGTTTACATCGTGGAGCGGGTCAGCGCCGAGGGCCGCTTCTTCCACCGCGGCTGCTTCCAGTGCCGCCAGTGCGGGGCCACCCTGCGCCTGGGCGACTACGCCTTCGACGAGGAGGACG GTCATTTCTACTGCTCCCTTCACTACCCCAATCCCCCTGGCATGGAGCTGCCCCCGGACGAGCTGCCAGTGCTGCCCGATGGG GACATCGCCACCAGCAACCCTCCCCCGGACACGGGGAGCCCGTGTGCAGCCCCCGAGGAGGCAGCACCCGCTCAGCCAGGGCTCCCCAGCACCCCGGTGCCGccgccagcagccctgcgggagTCGCCGCCGGCACAGCCCGGCGGAGCAGaggatgctgcaggccccgaggaGCAGGATGCGCCGGCGTGGCCGGacccggggctgggggccgaggAAGCGAAGgaggagcagggccctggagcaGAGCCCcgtggggcggccgaggaggacgaggagagcGGGGGCAGGAGGAAGATCATCCTGACGCCCCTGGAGAAGCTCAAGCTGTCCACGCTGAGCCTGACGGTGGATGCGGAGCCAGAGCCACCGCCAAAGCCGGCCAGGCTGAGGCTCGGAGCCGCGCACGTGGCCCTCCGTGCCCTGCAGCCAGGACAAGgtggctgggaggaggaggaggaggaaatggccGAGGAGGAAG CTTCAGAGGAGAGTGacagcgaggaagaggaggaggaaggcctgGACCTTGGCACTATGGCGGAGTCT TGCCTGATCCTGGAGGAACCGGAGAAATACCCGACCTGGAAGCGAACGTTGGACCGCCAGGCCAGGGAGGCCCAGATGAAGCGGTTCTGCAAGGCGCAG GCCATCCAGCGGCGGCTGGAGGAGATCGAAGTGACCTTCCAGGAGCTGGAGAAGCAGGGCATAAAGCTGGAGAAGTTCCTGCGGGAGGAAGCGG gcACCCCGGCCGACCTGAAGACGCAGTGGATGAACCAGCTGCTCTACCTGGTGCAGAAGAAGAACAGCCTGGTGTCCGAGGAGTCGGACCTCATGATCGC GGTGCAGGAGCtgaagctgcaggagcagcaatgccagctggACCAGCGGCTGCGGCAGTACATGAACAAGGAGG AAGCCCTGAAGACGCCCGAGGAGCGGGCGGCCGAGCGGGAGATCCTGgcgcagctgctggaggtggtgAACAAGCGCAACGCCCTCATCCACGTCCAGGAGGAGAAGCGGCTCAGCGAGCTGCAGGCCTGA